From the genome of Xiphophorus couchianus chromosome 6, X_couchianus-1.0, whole genome shotgun sequence, one region includes:
- the adcyap1b gene encoding adenylate cyclase activating polypeptide 1b isoform X1, giving the protein MASSSKATLILLIYGILMHYSVFCTPIGLSYPKIRLENDAFDEDGNSLSDMGFDSDQLAIRSPPSLNDDAYSLYYPPEKRPERHAEEELGRALREILGQLTARHYLHSLMTVRAGDDNSMEEESEPLSKRHSDGIFTDSYSRYRKQMAVQKYLAAVLGRRYRQRVRNKGRRLAYL; this is encoded by the exons ATGGCCAGTTCGAGTAAAGCCACTTTAATCTTGCTCATCTACGGAATCTTAATGCACTACAGCGTTTTCTGTACACCTATAGGACTAAGTTACCCTAAGATCAG ACTTGAAAACGACGCGTTTGATGAGGATGGCAACTCTCTGTCCGACATGGGCTTTGACAGCGACCAGCTTGCTATACGAAGCCCCCCATCTCTAAACGACGATGCGTACAGCCTGTACTACCCACCAGAAAAAAG ACCAGAAAGGCATGCTGAGGAAGAATTAGGTAGAGCCTTGAGGGAGATCCTGGGTCAGTTAACAGCGAGACATTATCTGCATTCTCTGATGACTGTTCGTGCAGG TGACGACAACAGCATGGAGGAAGAGTCAGAGCCCCTGTCCAAAAGACACTCAGATGGGATCTTCACCGACAGCTACAGCCGCTATAGAAAGCAGATGGCCGTGCAGAAATACCTGGCAGCGGTTCTGGGTAGAAGGTACAGACAGAGAGTTAGGAACAAAGGACGCCGGCTCGCCTATTTGTAG
- the adcyap1b gene encoding adenylate cyclase activating polypeptide 1b isoform X2, giving the protein MASSSKATLILLIYGILMHYSVFCTPIGLSYPKIRLENDAFDEDGNSLSDMGFDSDQLAIRSPPSLNDDAYSLYYPPEKSDDNSMEEESEPLSKRHSDGIFTDSYSRYRKQMAVQKYLAAVLGRRYRQRVRNKGRRLAYL; this is encoded by the exons ATGGCCAGTTCGAGTAAAGCCACTTTAATCTTGCTCATCTACGGAATCTTAATGCACTACAGCGTTTTCTGTACACCTATAGGACTAAGTTACCCTAAGATCAG ACTTGAAAACGACGCGTTTGATGAGGATGGCAACTCTCTGTCCGACATGGGCTTTGACAGCGACCAGCTTGCTATACGAAGCCCCCCATCTCTAAACGACGATGCGTACAGCCTGTACTACCCACCAGAAAAAAG TGACGACAACAGCATGGAGGAAGAGTCAGAGCCCCTGTCCAAAAGACACTCAGATGGGATCTTCACCGACAGCTACAGCCGCTATAGAAAGCAGATGGCCGTGCAGAAATACCTGGCAGCGGTTCTGGGTAGAAGGTACAGACAGAGAGTTAGGAACAAAGGACGCCGGCTCGCCTATTTGTAG